A DNA window from Hydractinia symbiolongicarpus strain clone_291-10 chromosome 6, HSymV2.1, whole genome shotgun sequence contains the following coding sequences:
- the LOC130647070 gene encoding uncharacterized protein LOC130647070: MFIMSYSQGIILPTTHQTTKVDDSLAVLPDIAGLWKLKTIRINSLENKNSDDEEVMNPFKNTVKRDGERYEVAWPWRKENIALPENYELCIGRLKSLYKRLSENPELLRKYDAIIKDQLQKGMIETLEDNSERGERIHYIQHHAVITPEKNTTKVRIVYDASAKTKNPNLSLNECLHRGPVILEDLCGLLIRFRTKKIGLVADIEKAFLQVSLQPKERDVTRFVCLKDINTPPSPDNLQTFRFSRVPFGTISSPFLLGATIEHHLEETSDAEVTEEEVSEVSNISKDMYVDNLVTGTNSNEDAINLYENSKESFKAIGMNIRDWKSNSTTVNNAFPENDRLEGTMIKVLGLQWNTENDQLMISTEKFKNLSPATTKRQVLTTIASLFDPLGYLSPSTIKMRLFLQKLWDQDKNWDDELEKNDIDEWNRIKSDLKELSEIKIQRWIGSKDKQLMCFCDALKDAYATAIYLKTTDGEKTQVNLVFSKSRVAPRKNMSIPRLKLLAVLIGVRSLNFVSKELGITNSKKILWTDSQCCLHWIKSKKPLSVFMQNRITEIINTKDLEFRYVNTTDNPADMPSREVTSNELKGSQLWWNGPNWLKENSDAWPTWNMPTIDQEVIQDIQSEIKGPSILYETSVVTSPLGIDKTRYSSLSKLLRVTAYVHRFIKKLKKIKVLEGTINAEEIEAAQLILIKYVQRKHFPENKNEGISLNKKAIQNQLNPKTDQDGIVRCYEKFKHTMLPEETITPILLPRREAFVYLLITSYHLKLFHAGVNHTLAHLRNRFWISKGRAKVKFILRRCKVCRKYQGGPFKMPPMTPWPTNKVTRSLPFENTGLDYFGPLFIKQYHAKEKKKLWVCLFTCVAVKAIHFEMVDDLSAEEFIQAFRRFIARRGTPKEIILDNASQFKLAKSTADIVWEKVIQDPTVQSYVAEQRIKWNFIVELSPWMGGFYERLVGSCKMALRKSIRKKCLTMIQLQHF, encoded by the coding sequence ATGTTTATTATGTCTTATTCACAAGGTATCATTCTTCCCACAACACATCAAACAACAAAGGTAGATGATTCGTTAGCAGTATTACCTGACATTGCAGGCCTTTGGAAATTGAAAACTATTAGAATAAACTCACTTGAAAATAAGAATTCCGACGATGAAGAAGTTATGAATCCTTTTAAAAACACTGTAAAGAGAGACGGAGAAAGATACGAAGTGGCGTGGCCATGGAGAAAGGAAAACATTGCACTACCAGAAAATTATGAACTATGTATTGGAAGATTGAAATCGTTATATAAGAGATTATCAGAGAACCCCGAGCTGCTACGAAAATACGACGCCATCATTAAAGACCAGTTGCAAAAAGGAATGATCGAGACACTAGAGGACAATAGTGAAAGAGGAGAGAGGATACACTACATACAGCATCATGCAGTCATCACACCTGAGAAGAATACAACGAAAGTTCGAATCGTTTATGATGCTTCAGCAAAGACAAAGAACCCAAACTTAAGCTTAAACGAATGTCTACATCGCGGGCCTGTCATCCTAGAAGACCTTTGTGGATTGCTGATACGATTCCGTACGAAGAAGATTGGATTAGTTGCAGACATAGAGAAAGCGTTTTTACAAGTTTCTTTACAACCTAAAGAGAGAGACGTAACGAGATTCGTTTGTTTAAAAGACATCAACACTCCACCTTCACCGGACAACCTACAAACCTTCAGATTTTCAAGAGTTCCCTTTGGTACCATCTCAAGCCCTTTTCTACTTGGAGCAACGATAGAACATCACTTGGAAGAAACATCAGATGCAGAAGTAACAGAAGAAGAAGTATCAGAAGTATCAAACATCAGCAAAGACATGTATGTAGACAATCTAGTGACTGGAACTAACAGCAATGAAGATGCAATCAATTTATATGAAAACTCTAAAGAAAGTTTCAAAGCAATTGGAATGAACATCAGAGATTGGAAGTCAAACTCAACAACAGTTAACAACGCTTTTCCCGAAAATGATCGACTAGAAGGAACAATGATCAAAGTGCTTGGACTTCAGTGGAATACAGAGAATGATCAATTGATGATATCGACTGAAAAATTCAAGAACCTATCACCAGCAACCACAAAACGACAAGTccttacaacgattgcgtcactgTTTGACCCGCTCGGATATCTTTCACCATCAACAATAAAGATGCGACTTTTCCTACAGAAACTTTGGGATCAAGATAAAAATTGGGATGATGAGTTAGAGAAAAACGACATCGACGAATGGAACCGTATAAAGTCCGATCTAAAAGAATTGTCCGAGATCAAAATCCAAAGATGGATTGGAAGTAAAGATAAACAACTGATGTGCTTCTGTGATGCGTTAAAGGATGCCTACGCGACAGCAATATACCTGAAAACAACAGATGGTGAGAAGACTCAAGTAAATTTGGTATTCTCGAAGTCAAGAGTCGCACCACGCAAAAACATGTCAATACCACGACTGAAGCTTTTGGCAGTGCTTATTGGCGTTAgaagtttaaattttgtatCGAAGGAACTTGGAATCACAAACAGCAAAAAGATTCTATGGACCGATTCACAATGTTGTCTTCATTGGATAAAGAGCAAGAAGCCGTTATCCGTCTTCATGCAGAACAGAATCACAGAAATCATCAACACCAAAGACCTGGAATTTAGATACGTCAATACCACAGACAATCCAGCAGACATGCCAAGTAGAGAAGTGACCAGTAATGAGCTCAAAGGAAGTCAACTATGGTGGAACGGACCAAATTGGCTCAAGGAAAATAGTGATGCATGGCCTACATGGAATATGCCGACAATCGATCAAGAAGTCATACAAGATATCCAATCTGAAATCAAGGGACCGAGTATACTATATGAAACATCTGTAGTCACATCACCCTTAGGAATAGACAAAACCAGGTATTCATCTCTATCAAAACTTCTAAGAGTTACCGCATACGTTCATCGCTTCATAAAGAAACTGAAGAAAATTAAAGTACTAGAAGGAACAATAAATGCCGAAGAAATTGAAGCAGCCCAACTGATTTTGATTAAGTACGTACAAAGGAAACATTTTCCAGAAAACAAGAATGAAGGAATTTCATTGAACAAGAAGGCAATACAAAATCAACTGAATCCAAAAACCGATCAAGATGGTATTGTTAGATGTTATGAAAAATTCAAGCATACTATGTTACCAGAAGAGACAATAACCCCAATACTGTTACCGAGAAGAGAAGCATTCGTTTATCTCCTGATTACGTCATACCACCTCAAGCTATTTCATGCAGGAGTCAATCATACACTTGCTCACCTGAGAAATAGATTTTGGATATCAAAAGGCCGTGCCAAAGTCAAGTTTATCCTAAGAAGATGTAAAGTTTGCCGCAAGTACCAAGGAGGACCTTTCAAGATGCCACCGATGACACCATGGCCGACAAATAAAGTAACCCGATCATTACCTTTCGAAAATACCGGATTAGATTATTTTGGACCACTTTTTATCAAGCAGTATCACGCTAAAGAGAAGAAGAAATTATGGGTATGTTTATTCACGTGCGTCGCTGTGAAAGCCATCCATTTCGAAATGGTGGACGATCTTTCTGCAGAAGAATTTATACAAGCGTTTAGAAGATTCATCGCCAGACGTGGAACACCTAAAGAGATCATTCTAGACAACGCCTCTCAATTCAAACTAGCCAAGTCAACCGCAGATATCGTATGGGAGAAGGTTATTCAAGATCCAACAGTACAATCCTACGTCGCTGAACAAAGAATCAAGTGGAATTTTATTGTAGAATTATCACCGTGGATGGGAGGATTTTACGAGCGATTGGTCGGAAGCTGCAAAATGGCATTGAGAAAGTCAATAAGAAAGAAATGTTTAACTATGATACAATTACAACATTTCTAA